The genomic DNA ATGAGGGTGTTGTCCTGCTTGACGGCAGAGCTCAACAGTAAGGGCCGCTCGCGTCCCAGTCGGAGGAGCAGGCCCGAGAGGAAGCGCGTCCCCTGATGATAGAGTCCCTCCTCGCCCTGCCCCACCGGTTTGATGTCCCCGAAGTCGTCGAACACGGCGAACGTGTCTCCGTGCTTGAGGATGGTGTGGTGGTAGTCGGCGAACGGTGAGCTGGCAAGAATATAGAACTCGTTGTCGACTTCGACGATGTCGGTGACGGGCAGAGGATGGCGCGCCGTCTTCTCGTGCGGTGCACTCACGGATTGTCCTCGGGCCCGTTTGGTCTAGGCCGCGAAACCCTCATCTCTCGACACGTCTGGACCCGCCGAAGAGCTCACGGCCTCCCGAGCATGCCGAAGGCCAATGGCGCCGGTGAGCAGAGCACCCGGTGCCGAGGCAAGCACCTGCTCGTAGATCGTCACGTAGTCGCGCGCCATCCGCGCCGCGGTGTAGCGTTCCTCGAAGACACGGCGGCACCCGGCGCGACTCAGCGCGCCGACACGCCGAGTCGCGCACACCGCCTCGTCCAGGGTGCCGACGATGAAGCCGGTGACGCCATCCACCATCACCTCTGGGACCGAGCCGTTGCGCCACGCGATGATCGGTGTACCACACGCCATCGCTTCAATCATGACCAGGCCGAACGGCTCACACCAATCGATCGGGAATAGTAGCGCGACGGCGTTCCCGAGCAGCTCTCGTTTGGCGCCCTCGCCGATCTCGCCGAGGTACTCGACATGGGGCAGTACGAAAAGGGGCTCGATCTCGCGCGCGAAGTACTCGCGGTCCACCTTGTCGACCTTCGCCGCAATCTTGAGGGGGAGCCCAGCACGACGGGCAATCTCGACGGCGCGGTCGACGCGCTTCTCGGGTGAGATCCGTCCCAGGAACGCCAGGTAGTTGCCGGGCCGATCCCAGAACGGATGGCGATCCTCCGGCAACCCGTGGTGCACGGTCCCAAGCCAGTGTGCGCCCGGCAGTGGTGCGCGCTGCGCGGCGGAGATCGAGATGACACCCGCGTCGGTGAACTCTCGGAACAGGGGCTGAAGGTCGGGAAGATCAAGGCGACCGTGTAGCGTGGTCACGCTCGGCACCGCCGAGCGCCGGGCGAGTGAGAAGTGCAGATAGTCGGCGTGCAGATGGATGATGTCGAATTCCGCCGCCCGCTGGAACAGGCGCTCCATCATGACCACGTGGTGCACGACCGGGTCAACGCACGACTGCGCC from Luteitalea sp. includes the following:
- a CDS encoding glycosyltransferase; translated protein: MRIAQVSPLYESVPPRLYGGTERVVSYLTEELVRQGHEVTLFASGDSVTTARLVPVCPQALRSAQSCVDPVVHHVVMMERLFQRAAEFDIIHLHADYLHFSLARRSAVPSVTTLHGRLDLPDLQPLFREFTDAGVISISAAQRAPLPGAHWLGTVHHGLPEDRHPFWDRPGNYLAFLGRISPEKRVDRAVEIARRAGLPLKIAAKVDKVDREYFAREIEPLFVLPHVEYLGEIGEGAKRELLGNAVALLFPIDWCEPFGLVMIEAMACGTPIIAWRNGSVPEVMVDGVTGFIVGTLDEAVCATRRVGALSRAGCRRVFEERYTAARMARDYVTIYEQVLASAPGALLTGAIGLRHAREAVSSSAGPDVSRDEGFAA